From one Bordetella genomosp. 9 genomic stretch:
- the fusA gene encoding elongation factor G: MPRKTPIENYRNIGISAHIDAGKTTTTERILFYTGVNHKIGEVHDGAATMDWMEQEQERGITITSAATTAFWRGMAGNYPEHRINIIDTPGHVDFTIEVERSMRVLDGACMVYDSVGGVQPQSETVWRQANKYKVPRIAFVNKMDRIGADFFRVQRQIGERLKGVAVPIQIPVGAEDHFQGVIDLVKMQAIIWDDASQGVKFQYADIPAELREQAQEWHDKMVEAAAEANETLLDKYLGGETLTEDEIKQGLRSRTIANEIVPMLCGSAFKNKGVQAMLDAVIDYLPSPVDVPAIKGHDDHDKEIERHPADDEKFSALAFKIMTDPFVGQLVFFRVYSGVVNSGDTVLVSSKGKKERLGRLLQMHANERKEIKEVRAGDIAAAVGLKDVTTGDTLCDPGQTIVLEKMIFPEPVISQAVEPKTQADQEKMGVALNRLAQEDPSFRVHTDEESGQTIISGMGELHLEILIDRMKREFGVEATVGKPQVAYRETVRATATDVEGKFVKQSGGRGQYGHAVITLAPNEPGKGYEFVDAIKGGVIPREYIPAVDKGIQDTLKSGILAGYPVVDVKVTLTFGSYHDVDSNENAFRMAGSMAFKEAMRRAKPVLLEPMMHVEVETPEDFMGNVMGDLSSRRGMVQGMDDIAGGGGKLVRAEVPLSEMFGYSTTLRSLSQGRATYTMEFKHYAEVPRQIAEEVMASKGGK, encoded by the coding sequence GTGCCTCGCAAGACCCCCATTGAGAATTACCGCAACATCGGTATCAGCGCGCACATCGACGCTGGCAAGACCACGACCACCGAGCGCATTCTTTTCTATACCGGGGTGAACCACAAAATTGGCGAGGTGCACGACGGCGCCGCCACCATGGACTGGATGGAGCAGGAGCAGGAGCGCGGCATCACGATCACGTCCGCCGCGACGACCGCCTTCTGGCGCGGCATGGCCGGCAACTATCCCGAACACCGCATCAACATCATCGACACCCCGGGACACGTGGACTTCACCATCGAAGTCGAACGCTCCATGCGGGTGCTGGATGGCGCCTGCATGGTCTACGACTCGGTGGGCGGCGTGCAGCCGCAATCCGAAACCGTCTGGCGCCAGGCCAACAAGTACAAAGTCCCCCGCATCGCCTTCGTCAACAAGATGGACCGTATCGGCGCGGACTTCTTTCGCGTGCAGCGGCAGATCGGCGAACGCCTGAAGGGCGTCGCGGTACCCATACAGATTCCGGTCGGCGCGGAAGACCATTTCCAGGGCGTCATCGACCTGGTCAAGATGCAGGCCATCATTTGGGACGACGCCAGCCAGGGCGTCAAGTTCCAGTACGCCGACATCCCGGCCGAACTGCGCGAGCAAGCCCAGGAATGGCACGACAAGATGGTGGAGGCCGCCGCCGAAGCCAATGAAACCCTGCTGGACAAGTACCTGGGCGGCGAAACGCTGACCGAAGACGAAATCAAGCAGGGCCTGCGCTCGCGCACCATCGCCAACGAAATCGTCCCCATGCTGTGTGGCAGCGCCTTCAAGAACAAGGGCGTGCAGGCCATGCTGGACGCCGTCATCGATTACCTGCCGTCGCCGGTGGACGTGCCCGCCATCAAGGGCCATGACGACCACGACAAGGAAATCGAGCGCCATCCCGCCGACGATGAAAAGTTCTCGGCGCTGGCCTTCAAGATCATGACCGACCCCTTCGTCGGCCAGCTGGTGTTCTTCCGCGTCTATTCCGGCGTGGTGAATTCCGGCGACACCGTGCTGGTGTCCAGCAAGGGCAAGAAAGAGCGCCTGGGCCGCCTGCTGCAGATGCATGCCAACGAGCGCAAGGAGATCAAGGAAGTCCGTGCGGGCGATATCGCCGCCGCGGTGGGCCTGAAGGACGTCACGACCGGCGACACGCTGTGCGATCCGGGGCAGACCATTGTGCTCGAAAAGATGATCTTCCCCGAGCCGGTGATTTCGCAGGCGGTGGAGCCCAAGACCCAGGCCGACCAGGAGAAGATGGGCGTCGCCCTGAATCGCCTGGCCCAGGAAGACCCGTCGTTCCGCGTCCATACGGACGAGGAATCCGGCCAGACCATCATTTCCGGCATGGGCGAACTGCACCTGGAAATCCTGATCGACCGGATGAAGCGCGAATTCGGCGTCGAAGCCACGGTCGGCAAGCCGCAGGTCGCGTACCGGGAAACGGTGCGAGCCACGGCGACCGATGTCGAAGGCAAGTTCGTCAAGCAGTCGGGCGGTCGCGGCCAGTACGGCCACGCGGTTATCACGCTGGCGCCGAACGAGCCGGGCAAGGGCTATGAATTCGTCGACGCCATCAAGGGCGGCGTCATTCCGCGCGAATACATCCCGGCGGTGGACAAGGGCATCCAGGACACCTTGAAGTCCGGCATCCTGGCGGGCTACCCGGTCGTCGACGTCAAGGTCACGCTGACCTTCGGTTCGTACCACGATGTGGACTCCAACGAAAACGCCTTCCGCATGGCGGGCTCCATGGCCTTCAAGGAAGCCATGCGGCGCGCCAAGCCGGTGCTGCTGGAGCCCATGATGCACGTCGAGGTCGAAACCCCTGAGGACTTCATGGGTAACGTCATGGGCGACCTATCCTCGCGGCGCGGCATGGTGCAGGGCATGGACGACATCGCGGGCGGCGGTGGCAAGCTGGTGCGCGCCGAAGTCCCGCTTTCCGAGATGTTCGGCTATTCCACGACGCTGCGCTCCCTGTCCCAGGGCCGGGCGACGTACACCATGGAGTTCAAGCACTACGCGGAGGTGCCGCGCCAGATCGCCGAGGAAGTCATGGCGTCCAAGGGCGGCAAGTAA